The sequence below is a genomic window from Fibrobacter sp..
TCCTCCTTCTTCTTATCTACGATTTTCGCATAGATTTCAGTGGTCTGAATGTTGGTGTGACCCATCAACTTGCTTGTGGTGAACAGGTCTGCGCCAAGTGTCAGCATCATTGTGCCGAAGGTGTGACGTGAACAGTGGAAACTGATGTGCTTCTCTACACCTGCTGCCTCTGCCCATTTGCGAAGGGCTCTGCCTATGACGGTCTGGGTCGTTGGTATATCAAAGAAGGGAGTTGTTATTCCCTTTGGTTTTGGTAACCAACGCTTTGCCTCTTCCGAGAGTGGGATGATGACAGGTTTCTCAGTCTTCTGCATTTCCATGTCAATGTACTCGCCCTTTCCGTCAGGAGTCTTGAAGATATGAATCGGTGCAAGTTTGTACATGTCACTGAGTCGCAATCCAGTGAAACAAGCAAAGATGAAGGCTTGCTTGACCTCTGGGCGATAACTGTCGGTTGCCATGAGGGCTTTAAGTTCCTCAATGGTAAGGTATTCCTTCTTGCCATCCTTGGGCTGAATGCGCTCCTTGGCATCCAGTTCCTTCATTGGATTGTTTCGGATGATACCTTGACGGACGGCATTGTTGAGAGTAGTCGAGAACATACCGAGGTAACGGCTTGCCGTGTTCTGACTGATAGGTCTTGGCTCAATGTACTTGCA
It includes:
- a CDS encoding site-specific integrase; its protein translation is MARPKKQVKLKEPIKIRLKPLADGNKSIYLDIYWKGVRKYEYLKLYIIPEVNPLCKEQNKETMAVAERIKAERIKALHGHGVQDWETVKQGSQLLTGWIKKYCEGGVSTKKSTLHCRVEMLHTVEKYLEESNQTFITLEEVNADFCRGYVKFLRTFPNSHCKYIEPRPISQNTASRYLGMFSTTLNNAVRQGIIRNNPMKELDAKERIQPKDGKKEYLTIEELKALMATDSYRPEVKQAFIFACFTGLRLSDMYKLAPIHIFKTPDGKGEYIDMEMQKTEKPVIIPLSEEAKRWLPKPKGITTPFFDIPTTQTVIGRALRKWAEAAGVEKHISFHCSRHTFGTMMLTLGADLFTTSKLMGHTNIQTTEIYAKIVDKKKE